In Podarcis muralis chromosome 7, rPodMur119.hap1.1, whole genome shotgun sequence, the genomic stretch aggtctgGCCGTGAAAGGCGGCAAACTGAGCCAAGTGGGATAATTTGAACCCGTGCCCAGAGCagcttgggtggggagggggatgttGGCCTAGTGCAGATCTTTGCCTTGACCTTACCTgcctttcaaccccccccccatattaggCAAGGGGGCAGAGCACCCCCCCACTGCAACATGGCACCCCCAAGAGTTTCTTCTCCGTGAACTGCCTTCCTGCCCGCACCTGAATCCGCCCCGGCCGCAAGATGGCGCCGGCCCCCGCCTGCTCCCGGGACATGCCATGGAGGAGTCGCGCCCACCGGACGCCGCGCTAGGGTTCCCCCCCTGCCAGAGGATGGGTCGGGGCAGCCAGGGCAGAGAGGCCTGCCCCCTGGAGGGCGAAGGGGCAGCCGTGGGGAGCCTCCTCCTGTTGGCACTCAATGGGCACCCTAAACGCCGCAGGGCAGAGCACGGCAGCGACGACGGCCCTGCGGGCGAGGGGGCGGCCAAGAGGCACCGAGAAGCCCCCCCGGACCCCCGGGCACCCCCTTCGGGGCGCCTGGCGCTGGACTACGTGGTTCCCTGCATGAACTTTTACGGGATCTGCGTCAAGGACTCGTTCCTCGGGGAGGTTCTGGGCGCCCGGATTCTGGCGGAGGTGGAGGGGCTCCACCGCAGCGGCAAGTTCCGCGACGGGCAGCTGGTCAGCCAGAGGGCGGTGCCCCCCCACACCATCCGGGGGGACCAGATCGCCTGGGTGGAGGGCTGGGAGCCCGGGTGCCGCGCCATTGGAGAACTCATGGCGCACGTCGACCGGCTCATGCTTCAGTGCGCCGGCAAGCTGGGCACCTACGACATCCGCGGACGGACCAAGGTGAGTTCCGGAGGGCCCcccagggctc encodes the following:
- the EGLN2 gene encoding prolyl hydroxylase EGLN2 isoform X1, which produces MEESRPPDAALGFPPCQRMGRGSQGREACPLEGEGAAVGSLLLLALNGHPKRRRAEHGSDDGPAGEGAAKRHREAPPDPRAPPSGRLALDYVVPCMNFYGICVKDSFLGEVLGARILAEVEGLHRSGKFRDGQLVSQRAVPPHTIRGDQIAWVEGWEPGCRAIGELMAHVDRLMLQCAGKLGTYDIRGRTKAMVACYPGNGRGYLRHVDNPHGDGRCVTCIYYLNRHWDSKVHGGILQIYPEGRSVVANIEPIFDRLLIFWSDRRNPHEVKPAYATRYAITIWYFDAKERTEAKGRHQLAQKKGAEPSPSGAQENGPT
- the EGLN2 gene encoding prolyl hydroxylase EGLN2 isoform X2 translates to MEESRPPDAALGFPPCQRMGRGSQGREACPLEGEGAAVGSLLLLALNGHPKRRRAEHGSDDGPAGEGAAKRHREAPPDPRAPPSGRLALDYVVPCMNFYGICVKDSFLGEVLGARILAEVEGLHRSGKFRDGQLVSQRAVPPHTIRGDQIAWVEGWEPGCRAIGELMAHVDRLMLQCAGKLGTYDIRGRTKVHGGILQIYPEGRSVVANIEPIFDRLLIFWSDRRNPHEVKPAYATRYAITIWYFDAKERTEAKGRHQLAQKKGAEPSPSGAQENGPT